One genomic region from Euzebya tangerina encodes:
- a CDS encoding AAA family ATPase has translation MASKQSPNAHADQSSETGATTPSGPTFAAAGTLAATLGGGLLNSHQADVGASRERARIRRLKLLAAGLSGPLLFLWWRIIDGRGLNFFQVPTLTEDAVIWVLPIVIILAIGIMVAMPLMSGRSPHARVAPDQIETGFSDVVGLDNVVDEVTRTLNTFMAHKVYRSQLGGTPRRGVMFEGPPGTGKTYLAKAMAHEAGVPFLFVSATSFQSMWYGATARKVRSYFAALRKAAREEGGAIGFIEEIDAIAQARGGMRATSQPLAANAMSGGCLHSSAEAFGSNLGSVGGPSSGGGMITNAFGSSEGASGVVNELLVQLQSFDTPPRGVRVRNWFTEKLNAFLPHDRQIAAKPSPYHNILVIAATNRADDLDAALLRPGRFDKRLAFEPPARPQRRALLDYYLAKKAHSPDLDTEEAREMITSQTLGYTPVMIENLLDEALVVSLKGGHDGMTFDDLQQARLDIEVGLPTPAPYTQRERLRVATHEAGHAVMAHLSGHRRLEILTIVKRKSALGLLAHGDTEEIFTRTRKEMYDMVDIAMGGKAAEDIWFGSSSTGPGSDLAAATKLACEIVGMHGLGDSLVSLAAVQQSSLSGTNIVGRALNDTVARPEVDRVLRDAYDRTHATLEANRHILEALRDALLEREELIGRQITDVITAAGPPVLDDLRIEHSLETETRPAEA, from the coding sequence ATGGCATCCAAGCAGTCACCGAATGCGCACGCGGACCAGAGCTCGGAGACGGGCGCCACGACCCCATCCGGCCCGACGTTCGCCGCCGCTGGGACGTTGGCTGCGACCCTCGGGGGTGGACTGCTCAACTCCCATCAGGCGGACGTGGGGGCCTCCCGGGAGCGGGCCCGCATCCGCCGGCTGAAGCTCTTGGCGGCCGGCCTCTCCGGTCCATTGCTGTTCCTGTGGTGGCGGATCATCGACGGCCGCGGCCTGAACTTCTTCCAAGTGCCGACCCTGACCGAGGACGCCGTCATCTGGGTCCTGCCGATCGTGATCATCCTGGCGATCGGCATCATGGTCGCCATGCCGCTGATGAGCGGCCGATCGCCGCACGCCAGGGTTGCACCCGATCAGATCGAGACCGGCTTCTCTGACGTGGTCGGCCTGGACAATGTGGTCGATGAGGTCACCCGGACGCTCAACACGTTCATGGCCCACAAGGTCTATCGGAGCCAGTTGGGCGGCACCCCTCGCCGCGGGGTGATGTTCGAGGGGCCTCCTGGCACGGGCAAGACCTACCTGGCCAAGGCCATGGCTCACGAGGCCGGCGTCCCCTTCCTGTTCGTCTCCGCAACCTCGTTCCAGTCGATGTGGTACGGCGCGACGGCCCGGAAGGTCCGCAGCTACTTCGCGGCGCTGCGCAAGGCGGCACGCGAGGAGGGTGGGGCCATCGGGTTCATCGAGGAGATCGATGCGATCGCCCAGGCTCGTGGCGGCATGCGGGCCACCAGCCAGCCACTTGCCGCGAACGCGATGAGCGGCGGCTGCCTGCACAGCTCTGCCGAGGCCTTCGGTTCGAACCTCGGCAGCGTCGGTGGACCATCGTCCGGTGGCGGCATGATCACCAACGCCTTCGGCTCCAGCGAGGGCGCATCGGGGGTTGTCAACGAGCTCCTGGTCCAGCTGCAGAGCTTCGACACCCCGCCACGTGGGGTCCGGGTGCGCAATTGGTTCACGGAGAAGCTCAACGCCTTCCTGCCCCACGACCGGCAGATCGCGGCCAAGCCGTCGCCGTACCACAACATCCTGGTCATCGCCGCGACCAATCGTGCCGACGATCTGGACGCCGCGTTGCTGCGGCCCGGCCGCTTCGACAAGCGACTGGCCTTCGAACCGCCGGCCCGACCGCAGCGTCGCGCCCTGCTCGACTACTACCTGGCGAAGAAGGCGCACTCGCCCGACCTCGACACCGAGGAGGCGCGTGAGATGATCACGAGCCAGACCCTCGGCTACACGCCGGTCATGATCGAGAACCTGCTCGACGAGGCACTGGTCGTGTCGCTCAAGGGCGGTCACGACGGCATGACCTTCGACGACCTCCAGCAGGCCCGGCTCGACATCGAGGTGGGGTTGCCGACCCCTGCCCCCTACACCCAGCGGGAACGGCTCCGCGTCGCAACCCACGAGGCCGGGCACGCGGTGATGGCCCACCTCTCCGGCCACCGCCGCCTGGAGATCCTGACGATCGTCAAGCGCAAGTCAGCCCTGGGCCTGCTGGCACACGGGGACACCGAGGAGATCTTCACGCGCACCCGCAAGGAGATGTACGACATGGTCGACATCGCCATGGGTGGGAAGGCCGCAGAGGACATCTGGTTCGGCTCCAGCTCCACCGGTCCGGGCAGCGACCTGGCGGCAGCGACGAAGCTGGCCTGCGAGATCGTCGGGATGCACGGTCTGGGCGACTCGCTGGTAAGCCTGGCTGCGGTGCAGCAGTCATCGCTGTCGGGCACCAACATCGTGGGGCGCGCCCTGAACGACACCGTGGCCCGACCCGAGGTCGACCGCGTGCTGCGCGATGCCTACGACCGCACCCACGCGACCCTGGAGGCCAACCGGCACATCCTGGAGGCCCTGCGGGACGCCCTGCTGGAGCGCGAGGAGCTGATCGGCCGACAGATCACCGACGTGATCACCGCAGCCGGTCCACCCGTGCTCGACGACCTGCGCATCGAGCACAGCCTCGAGACGGAGACACGGCCCGCAGAGGCCTGA
- a CDS encoding acyl-CoA dehydrogenase family protein, whose protein sequence is MDFGTTDRVRDLQGQISDFMDEFVFPNESLFYEQIAESGDPHHHPQIMEDLKAKARAADLWNLFLPESEFGAGLTNLEYAPLAELMGRVSWAPEVFNCNAPDTGNMEVLAKYGTRAQQERWLMPLLEGQIRSCFSMTEPAVASSDARNIQSEITRDGDSYVINGRKWWTSNAGRHNCEVSIFMGITDADADPHRQQSMIIVPLDTPGITIHRNLEVFGFVDPEGHMEMSFEDVRVPAENLLQEEGDGFRIAQGRLGPGRIHHCMRLIGLAERALLAMVTRVAQRETFGRKISEHGVVQNWIAESRCEIEQARLLTLKAAWMMDEVGNKAARTEIAAIKVIAPSMACRVIDRAIQAHGGMGVCQDTFLARAYAGARSLRLADGPDEVHKRSIAKGEFKRYLS, encoded by the coding sequence ATGGACTTTGGCACCACCGACCGCGTGCGGGATCTGCAGGGCCAGATCTCGGACTTCATGGACGAGTTCGTCTTCCCGAACGAGAGCCTGTTCTACGAACAGATCGCGGAGTCAGGCGACCCGCACCACCACCCGCAGATCATGGAGGACCTCAAGGCCAAGGCCAGGGCAGCTGACCTGTGGAACCTCTTCCTCCCCGAGAGCGAGTTCGGTGCCGGCCTGACCAACCTCGAGTACGCGCCGTTGGCCGAGCTGATGGGCCGGGTGTCCTGGGCGCCCGAGGTCTTCAACTGCAACGCGCCCGACACGGGCAACATGGAGGTGCTGGCCAAGTACGGCACCCGGGCGCAGCAGGAGCGCTGGCTGATGCCGCTGCTCGAGGGGCAGATCCGCTCCTGCTTCTCGATGACCGAGCCGGCCGTCGCCTCCTCCGACGCGCGCAACATCCAGTCCGAGATCACTCGTGACGGTGACAGCTACGTCATCAACGGCCGCAAGTGGTGGACCTCGAACGCCGGGCGGCACAACTGCGAGGTCTCCATCTTCATGGGCATCACCGACGCTGACGCCGACCCCCATCGGCAGCAGTCCATGATCATCGTCCCGCTCGACACGCCGGGCATCACCATCCACCGAAACCTCGAGGTCTTCGGGTTCGTGGACCCGGAGGGCCACATGGAGATGTCCTTCGAGGACGTCCGAGTCCCAGCCGAGAACCTGCTGCAAGAGGAAGGTGATGGCTTCCGCATCGCGCAGGGGCGGCTTGGGCCGGGGCGGATCCATCACTGCATGCGGCTGATCGGCCTGGCGGAGCGGGCCCTGCTGGCCATGGTCACGCGAGTGGCCCAGCGGGAGACGTTCGGCCGCAAGATCTCCGAGCACGGTGTCGTCCAGAACTGGATCGCCGAGAGCCGGTGCGAGATCGAGCAGGCGCGCCTGCTGACGCTCAAGGCCGCATGGATGATGGACGAGGTCGGCAACAAGGCCGCCCGGACCGAGATCGCGGCCATCAAGGTCATCGCCCCGTCGATGGCCTGCCGGGTGATCGACCGGGCCATCCAGGCACATGGTGGGATGGGCGTGTGCCAGGACACCTTCCTCGCGCGCGCCTACGCGGGCGCTCGTTCACTTCGACTGGCTGATGGTCCGGACGAAGTCCACAAGCGCTCGATCGCCAAGGGCGAGTTCAAGCGCTACCTCAGCTGA